The proteins below come from a single Tigriopus californicus strain San Diego chromosome 3, Tcal_SD_v2.1, whole genome shotgun sequence genomic window:
- the LOC131877301 gene encoding uncharacterized protein LOC131877301 produces MSKISCLVLILATLSAFLLAPGFGQETVQNKGEAEILVSNGVKVCVYKNVPWSNCDPHTMLRSKTIPLKSIFIAGCAPQRTLTKDCTIGEIPKESLALENMRLKVQINQLNYENQQLREMFRQHPRASRQSGTSLRVFERPIHSDLSCQRKAADLMGIIQSLKRHIRALSTGSNRGEKKALILTGHLRGIRSKLNGYVRQIILLEKLLHERRPFLAMATDKLRLCNRSNKRLRYSFLATSLHLKDLSKQAGMLSGLQHQSVRQTKFNMPQWVQTKHKYSSLLQEVLRSRESLEVIQSKAMSVIHAYQACRVQKEALAQGSSSSSGLESYDYGLNLDGLRDPRAAFSCPRDWEDQVQRSTRLVDYYRGYIHRIKQSLVKLILKQAAKLIKRLESKCEASQLDCEQKVDQLDQSERICRSERLAQVQLFAKWYREGTIRAQSLLLGSNGFGHQAMFLQCRRQMSDILSTLAGNLGGLSESLSSRQPLPCIPQGPVLYGGISGTLDALEQSRSKSCARISKRLSSNNRDLLQKIQTLKSLLVHTRTSTYSQSGNVPSSSCSKQTRLASEVRLMKIVVANMVLRNANLTNEVLVLRRLLSHYELATTQDLMALMNWFVSQLKVPLRQITTMGQLGTLESDLNTKHQYPLKRSVPWNDIQGNHSGRTEAYNKVRDTTRNLFHDEIYGPISSIMAHFQTGIGRNASTQLFHMLKTIKDQVQELKDFSEIYQSQGLDKLESSRQDVKRYLEKLTAKARNIRTKTDVDSIQGRVGIGEVSYNEFEILLHEKEELEMQNRRLVERISKLKYILKEWNKGKHKSLASVFHMFNDQISGLESKVNRIIQSYLSLKRSLANIRGYGDKITDLVIPIQKAIMETSHSIQSERFQASSPQSLESALQTLGSYSHQLTRLTADPIAHSSSSLPPSLEEDTSPPLEFGYNGEVEGGGGVRKDEGVSGNLWGTEDQNKGTMNKLELYDDAYDLSTQRNHDWEETFGTANTPDQGPYWVDPAFLDDWTQETGDESYADAPDEPTLEANFANLGTSFKRTTTFDEMSGINFRPLPSQDDFPLENDLAADTPELLESDTLGSVI; encoded by the exons TGTGCGTGTATAAGAACGTACCTTGGAGCAATTGCGATCCCCACACGATGCTTCGCTCAAAAACCATTCCACTCAAGTCGATATTTATTGCGGGCTGTGCTCCACAAAGAACCCTCACCAAAGACTGCACCATAGGGGAGATTCCCAAAG AATCTCTGGCGCTTGAAAACATGAGGCTGAAGGTGCAGATAAATCAGCTAAATTATGAAAACCAACAACTTCGAGAAATGTTCCGACAACACCCTCGGGCTTCACGACAATCCGGAACCAGCCTCCGGGTTTTTGAG CGTCCAATCCATTCGGATTTAAGTTGTCAAAGAAAAGCAGCCGATCTGATGGGAATAATTCAGAGTCTAAAAAGACATATCAGAGCCCTGTCTACCGGGTCAAATCGAGGGGAAAAGAAGGCATTGATCTTAACTGGTCATCTCCGCGGAATTCGGAGCAAGTTGAATGGATACGTCAGACAGATTATTCTGCTTGAAAAGCTCCTCCATGAAAGGCGAccttttttggccatggcCACGGACAAATTGAGGCTCTGCAACAG ATCCAACAAGCGACTCAGGTACAGCTTCCTGGCCACATCTCTTCATTTAAAGGACCTGTCCAAACAAGCTGGGATGCTCTCTGGCCTTCAGCACCAATCAGTCCGACAGACCAAGTTCAACATGCCGCAGTGGGTTCAGACTAAACATAAATATTCATCTTTGCTCCAAGAGGTTCTGAG GAGCCGTGAGTCGTTAGAAGTCATCCAGTCAAAGGCGATGAGTGTGATCCACGCCTACCAGGCATGTCGAGTGCAAAAGGAGGCCTTAGCCCAAGGCTCATCATCGAGTTCAGG GTTGGAAAGCTACGATTACGGACTCAATCTTGATGGCCTTCGTGACCCGAGGGCGGCCTTTTCTTGCCCTCGAGATTGGGAAGATCAGGTGCAACGCTCGACCCGCCTAGTGGACTACTATCGCGGTTACATCCATCGCATTAAGCAATCCCTGGTCAAGTTAATCTTGAAACAAGCGGCCAAACTCATCAAGCGTCTTGAGAGCAAATGTGAGGCAAGCCAACTAGATTGTGAGCAGAAAGTGGATCAATTGGACCAAAGTGAGCGCATTTGTAGAAGTGAAAGACTCGCTCAAGTGCAGCTGTTTGCCAAATGGTACCGTGAAGGCACAATCAGAGCCCAAAGTCTGCTTCTAG GTTCCAATGGATTTGGTCATCAAGCCATGTTCCTTCAATGTCGTCGACAAATGAGTGACATCTTGAGCACCTTGGCTGGAAACTTGGGAGGATTGTCCGAATCACTC TCTTCACGTCAGCCTTTGCCTTGCATCCCACAAGGCCCTGTGTTATATGGAg GGATAAGTGGAACACTCGACGCCTTGGAACAGAGTCGGAGTAAATCATGTGCCAGAATAAGCAAACGTCTGTCTTCGAACAACAGagatttgttacaaaaaatcCAAACGCTGAAGAGTCTCTTGGTACACACAAGAACCTCCACATATTCTCAG AGCGGAAATGTGCCGTCCTCAAGTTGCTCAAAGCAAACGCGTCTGGCCTCCGAAGTGAGATTGATGAAGATTGTGGTGGCCAACATGGTACTGAGGAATGCCAATTTGACCAACGAAGTGCTGGTTCTTCGTCGACTTCTAAGTCACTATGAACTAGCTACAACCCAAGATCTGATGGCACTAATGAATTGGTTTGTGTCTCAATTGAAA gtaCCACTAAGACAAATAACCACCATGGGCCAATTGGGAACACTCGAGTCGGATCTGAACACAAAACACCAATACCCTCTCAAGAGAAGCGTGCCTTGGAATGACATCCAGG GGAACCATTCTGGCCGAACTGAAGCGTACAACAAAGTCAGGGACACGACGAGGAATCTATTCCACGACGAGATCTATGGTCCAATATCGAGCATAATGGCCCATTTCCAAACTGGAATTGGGCGAAATGCAAGCACGCAATTGTTCCACATGCTGAAGACCATCAAAGACCAGGTCCAGGAATTGAAAGATTTCTCCGAAATCTATCAGTCTCAAGGGCTCGACAAGTTGGAATCCAGCCGTCAGGATGTCAAGCGTTACCTGGAAAA ATTGACGGCCAAAGCGCGAAACATCCGAACTAAAACGGATGTGGATTCAATACAAGGAAGAGTTGGAATTGGCGAAGTCTCAtacaatgaatttgagatCCTGCTCcacgaaaaagaagaattggAGATGCAAAATAGACGACTGGTGGAACGGATCTCTAAGCTCAAGTACATTCTCAAAG AGTGGAACAAGGGGAAGCACAAGAGCCTAGCCTCGGTGTTCCACATGTTCAACGACCAGATTTCGGGATTGGAGAGCAAAGTGAATCGCATCATCCAGTCGTATTTGTCTTTGAAGCGGAGTCTCGCCAATATTCGGGGTTATGGCGATAAAATCACCGACCTCGTAATACCCATTCAAAAGGCCATCATGGAG ACCTCTCATTCTATTCAAAGCGAGAGATTCCAGGCGTCCAGTCCACAGAGCCTTGAGTCAGCTCTTCAAACTCTTGGGTCATACTCGCATCAGCTGACCCGTCTGACAGCTGATCCTATCGCCCATTCGTCTTCCTCATTGCCACCCTCTTTGGAAGAAGACACGTCACCGCCACTGGAATTTGGGTACAATG GTGAAGTagaaggaggaggcggagTACGAAAGGACGAGGGCGTCTCAGGGAATCTATGGGGGACAGAGGACCAAAACAAAGGAACCATGAATAAATTAGAGCTCTACGACGACGCCTATGATCTCTCGACTCAGAGGAATCATGATTGGGAGGAGACCTTTGGAACAGCAAACACTCCAGATCAGG GTCCTTATTGGGTGGATCCTGCGTTTCTGGACGATTGGACGCAAGAAACTGGAGACGAGAGCTACGCCGATGCCCCTGATGAGCCCACGCTTGAGGCTAATTTCGCCAATTTGGGCACAAGTTTCAAAAG AACAACTACATTTGATGAGATGTCAGGCATCAACTTTCGGCCTTTACCCTCACAAGATGACTTCCCTCTAGAAAATGACTTGGCCGCAGATACCCCGGAACTTTTGGAATCGGATACACTGGGATCCGTCATTTGA